From a region of the Hippopotamus amphibius kiboko isolate mHipAmp2 chromosome 3, mHipAmp2.hap2, whole genome shotgun sequence genome:
- the BLACAT1 gene encoding bladder cancer associated transcript 1, whose translation MPQFTFACFCGLHGFCKMKRKKEEAHRERETAV comes from the coding sequence ATGCCCCAGTTCACTTTCGCTTGCTTCTGTGGCCTCCACGGTTTCTGcaagatgaagaggaagaaggaggaagctCACAGAGAGCGGGAAACGGCGGTGTGA